In Myotis daubentonii chromosome 10, mMyoDau2.1, whole genome shotgun sequence, one genomic interval encodes:
- the LOC132211374 gene encoding olfactory receptor 6V1, whose product MANLSHPSEFVLLSFSCFGDLQVLLYGPFLVLYLLAFMGNTIIIVSVIADTHLWTPMYFFLGNFSLLEILVTTTAVPRMLSDLLVPHKVISFRNCLVQFYFYFSLGSTSFLILSDMALDRFQGWTGSRHFVAICHPLRYGTLMSWSVCFRLAGAAWAAPFLAMVPTVFSRAHLNYCHGNVINHFFCDNAPLLQLSCSDTSLLEFWDFVMALAFVLSSFLVTLLSYGYIVNTVLRVPSASGRQKAFSTCGSHLTLVFIGYSSTIFLYVRPGKAHSVEVNKTVALVTSVLTPFLNPIILTLRNETFKAMLCRQMQRLKGLHMALQ is encoded by the exons ATGGCAAATCTGAGCCACCCTTCTGAATTTGTCCTTTTGAGCTTCTCTTGTTTCGGTGACCTGCAGGTTCTGCTGTATGGGCCCTTCCTCGTGCTTTATCTTCTTGCCTTCATGGGAAACACCATCATCATAGTCTCTGTCATAGCTGACACCCACCTATGGActcccatgtacttcttcctgggCAATTTTTCCCTGCTGGAGATCTTGGTGACCACAACTGCAGTGCCCAGGATGCTCTCAGACCTGCTGGTCCCCCACAAGGTCATTTCCTTCAGGAACTGCCTGGTCCAATTCTACTTCTACTTTTCCCTGGGATCCACCTCCTTCCTCATCCTGTCAGACATGGCCCTTGACCGCttt caaggatggaccggctcccggcactttgtggccatctgccacccactACGCTATGGCACTTTGATGAGCTGGTCTGTGTGTTTCCGGCTGGCAGGGGCTGCCTGGGCAGCTCCTTTCCTTGCCATGGTGCCCACTGTCTTCTCCCGGGCTCATCTCAATTATTGCCATGGCAACGTCATTAACCACTTCTTCTGTGACAATGCACCTCTGCTGCAGCTATCCTGCTCAGACACCAGCCTGCTGGAATTCTGGGACTTTGTGATGGCCTTGGCCTTTGTCCTCAGCTCCTTCCTGGTGACCCTCCTCTCCTATGGCTACATTGTGAACACTGTGCTGCGGGTCCCCTCTGCCAGTGGCCGCCAGAAGGCTTTCTCTACATGTGGGTCCCACCTCACCCTGGTCTTCATTGGCTACAGCAGCACCATCTTCCTTTATGTCAGGCCTGGCAAGGCACATTCTGTGGAAGTCAATAAGACTGTAGCCTTGGTGACGTCAGTCCTCACTCCCTTTCTGAACCCCATTATCCTCACCCTCCGCAATGAGACATTCAAGGCCATGCTATGCAGGCAGATGCAGAGGCTGAAAGGCCTCCACATGGCACTACAATGA